A single window of Liolophura sinensis isolate JHLJ2023 chromosome 6, CUHK_Ljap_v2, whole genome shotgun sequence DNA harbors:
- the LOC135468018 gene encoding histone H1-delta-like: MSDAPVAVDAPAEAVAPSKPAKAAKSPAKKKVSKPKKPANHPKYSEMIRDAIVSLKERGGASRQKILKYIMANYNVGKDEKIVNSHLKMSLKAGVKNLTLKQAKGTGASGSFRLGQQKSEKPKKLKKPTGIKPKTKKVVKKVKKSPAKKAKKEGEKKVKKTKKVSAKPKVEKKVAKPKPKKAKSPAKKAAKAKPKKTKAAPKKK; encoded by the coding sequence ATGTCTGATGCACCTGTCGCTGTGGATGCACCAGCAGAGGCTGTGGCACCTTCAAAGCCCGCTAAGGCCGCCAAAAGCCCAGCCAAGAAGAAGGTTTCCAAGCCCAAGAAACCAGCAAACCACCCAAAATACAGCGAGATGATCCGCGATGCAATAGTTTCACTGAAGGAACGTGGGGGCGCTTCCCGACAGAAAATTCTCAAGTACATTATGGCAAATTACAATGTTGGGAAAGATGAGAAAATTGTGAACAGCCATCTGAAGATGTCCCTGAAAGCTGGAGTGAAGAACCTAACCCTGAAACAAGCCAAAGGTACAGGTGCATCTGGGTCATTTCGCCTGGGACAACAGAAGAGTGAAAAACCAAAGAAACTGAAGAAACCGACTGGAATCAAACCAAAGACCAAGAAAGTGGTCAAGAAAGTCAAGAAATCTCCAGCGAAGAAAGCAAAGAAGGAGGGAGAGAAGAAAGTGAAGAAGACGAAGAAGGTGAGCGCCAAGCCCAAGGTGGAGAAGAAAGTAGCAAAACCAAAGCCCAAGAAAGCCAAGTCGCCCGCCAAAAAAGCCGCCAAAGCCAAGCCAAAGAAGACAAAAGCCGCGCCAAAGAAGAAGTGA
- the LOC135468580 gene encoding PWWP domain-containing protein 2A-like, protein MADLKLRHRPIFKGAKLPVLIEEALADVLVVCLEHDSRCFRGILLDTSKRNIPHGVSLPLRQAGDSLGPKTKATGVTVVNFHNSKGKEKDVTKQQEMSSLPLRHTYNQDLSKVGGKLTEMAKRASTRHFKDKTVRNIRLRPRQVLCTKCKASCHDQGQNNNSNARSTSASRENENEVTEHSGPHSLKSRGRPIKQKPQRIELRKRPLIPVMDTFPRVKLQRLDSSKLKQTIICRETSDTDEGAESTADHGNVASALAEANTTALSAPPKVSPIIKISIGEGTVLKIPPRLHEIKESEGECEEEDAALLDNENDHGVENEVMKPEVDNEVHLEMPVLEIQSPGTFLEDTKAAEKEPFENVQKAEHKKRKKAMKKARYREKYGEHSENTHPERHHKHKKKHKHRHSHDIVERRPTPMVARSPLSSTSYSAEQQFKCTSEENINVSPPRIDSENDIEKEATCERDRPRLLYRWRPKDGLSSLEPKLMGVKELHGSNGNYFVEDGNRGNMDSDYKRDSESERPALSNYSSLQNSPALSNCSSQPSSDEKEPMDCMSDLNLESDYGEDEDDDFTENLRESTRFKEEAEMNSVENLKPSLMMRIQTRSVLKCVTSEGRLISVGDIIWGKIQGFPWWPGRVLSISVSQKDNSVVITQLAHVSWFGSSTTSHMQCSDLFPFLEDFKIRYNKKKRGPYKMAIKQATMASQSGMNISQDIDLDEFDL, encoded by the exons ATGGCGGACTTGAAACTGCGACACAGACCCATATTCAAAGGCGCCAAACTGCCCGTTTTGATCGAAGAAGCTCTGGCCGATGTGCTCGTCGTTTGCCTCGAACATGATTCTAGATGCTTCCGAGGGATTTTGCTGGACACGAGCAAGAG GAATATCCCACATGGTGTGAGCCTTCCCTTGAGGCAGGCGGGGGATAGTTTAGGgccaaaaacaaaagcaacagGGGTGACAGTTGTAAATTTTCACAACTCCAAAGGGAAAGAAAAAGATGTTACCAAGCAACAAGAGATGTCATCACTACCTCTTCGACATACATATAACCAGGACCTGTCGAAAGTCGGGGGTAAACTTACTGAAATGGCAAAACGAGCAAGCACAAGACATTTTAAAGACAAGACAGTGCGAAACATAAGACTTAGACCTCGGCAGGTTTTGTGTACGAAATGTAAGGCTTCTTGTCATGATCAGGGACAAAACAACAACTCTAATGCTCGCAGCACTTCAGCTTCTCGTGAAAACGAGAACGAAGTTACGGAACATAGTGGTCCACATTCTCTAAAATCTAGGGGAAGACCCATAAAGCAGAAGCCACAGCGCATAGAATTACGCAAGAGACCACTTATACCTGTAATGGATACGTTTCCACGTGTTAAGCTTCAGCGGTTAGACTCCTCAAAGCTCAAACAAACAATCATTTGTCGTGAGACATCGGACACTGATGAAGGAGCTGAATCAACTGCTGATCATGGTAATGTGGCTTCAGCGCTAGCAGAAGCCAACACAACAGCTTTGTCAGCACCTCCTAAAGTTAGTCCCATTATTAAGATCTCTATAGGTGAAGGGACAGTTCTCAAAATTCCACCCCGCCTCCATGAAATCAAAGAATCTGAAGGGGAATGTGAGGAAGAGGATGCTGCCTTGTTGGACAATGAGAATGACCATGGGGTCGAAAATGAGGTCATGAAACCAGAAGTTGACAACGAGGTTCATTTAGAGATGCCCGTTTTAGAAATTCAGAGTCCAGGTACATTTTTAGAAGACACAAAAGCAGCAGAAAAAGAACCTTTTGAAAATGTTCAGAAAGCAGAACATAAGAAGCGAAAAAAGGCAATGAAGAAGGCAAGGTATCGAGAGAAATATGGTGAACACTCGGAAAACACTCACCCAGAGCGACATcacaaacacaagaaaaaacacaaacaccgACACAGTCATGATATTGTAGAGCGTCGACCCACCCCAATGGTAGCTCGCTCACCTCTTTCGTCAACAAGCTATAGTGCTGAGCAACAGTTCAAATGCACCtcagaagaaaacattaatgTGTCACCTCCAAGAATTGACAGTGAAAATGACATTGAAAAGGAAGCAACATGTGAACGTGATAGACCGAGACTGCTTTATCGATGGAGGCCCAAAGATGGATTGTCAAGTCTTGAACCCAAACTTATGGGTGTCAAGGAGCTCCATGGTAGCAACGGGAACTATTTTGTGGAGGATGGTAACCGTGGGAATATGGACAGTGACTATAAACGTGATAGTGAATCGGAAAGACCCGCTTTGTCAAATTACAGCAGTTTACAAAATTCTCCAGCTCTGTCGAACTGCAGTTCTCAGCCAAGTTCAGACGAGAAGGAACCAATGGATTGTATGTCTGATTTAAATCTCGAGTCGGACTATGGTGAAGATGAAGACGATGACTTCACAGAAAACTTACGCGAGAGTACTCGTTTCAAGGAAGAGGCAGAGATGAATTCGGTGGAGAACTTGAAACCTTCTCTGATGATGCGAATTCAAACTAGAAGCGTGCTAAAATGCGTGACCTCTGAGGGTAGGTTGATTTCTGTGGGAGACATTATTTGGGGAAAGATTCAGGGCTTTCCTTGGTGGCCAGGCCGGGTGTTGTCGATTTCGGTCAGCCAGAAAGACAACAGTGTGGTGATCACACAGCTAGCTCATGTCTCTTGGTTTGGGTCATCAACTACCTCTCACATGCAGTGCTCAGACTTGTTCCCTTTCCTCGAGGATTTCAAAATACGCTACAACAAAAAGAAGCGAGGTCCTTACAAGATGGCCATTAAGCAGGCAACTATGGCTTCTCAGAGTGGTATGAATATAAGCCAGGACATTGATCTTGATGAGTTTGACCTGTGA